TCCCCATGAAATCAGCGAAAGCAAAGTCTGGACTGTTGTTCTGATCATGGCATCGTATGCACTTCTCCTCAGTAATGGACAGCGTGGTGTGGACGGCCGGTTCCGATAGGTGTTCCGCCGGTGTATAGTGACATTCGGTACAGTTTACGTTCTTGAGGCCACCGGTGATGTTATAATTGAGATAGCCATCGCTGCGGCCGAAGCCGGTAGTGTGGCAGGCGAGGCAGTCTGGTGACTTCTCCTTGTGGTCGTGCTTCAGCGTCGCTAGAGACCGCGCATGACCGGTGACGGCCCAATGATCAAACTGCCCCTCGTGGCACGAAGCGCACTGTTGTGATGACGAGACAAGATAAGCCGGCGGAACAGGGACGATCCGCTCTACACGCTTGCCGACCTTCAGTCCGCTGAGTCGGTTGTACTCGATGATCATATCTATCACCGCGGGGTCGTTGGGCAAAACGATGTCCATGGCAACCAGCGATCCTTCATGGACACTGATAGTCTTCGACCCATCAAAGGTAAGTTTCAACTGACCTACATAATACCCGTCCTTCCCGGCCTGAACGATGAGTGTATTACCCACCATTTCCGGCTCAGTCATTACCGTCTGCGTATGGCTGCCGACAATTACATCAATCTGAGGATACTCAGCCGCTAATTCCCGGTCCGCGTCCACTCCCATATGAGAAAGGACAACCACAACATCAACCCGCTCTGCGAGATCGGTCAGCCTCCCCTTCAAGACATCCGTATAGGCAGCTACTTCCACAGCCTCCTTCACTCGGGCAGGATAGAACGAAAAAACGCCGGGATCGATTACAGAAAGGATGCCAAAGGAGATACCATTCTTTGTGATAACTTTCTCGCGCTCCAAGTTTGAGAACTGAGGTCTGGTTAGATTAGTGGAAATGAAAGGGAGTGTCGATTCTTCTACCAGCTCTTCAAGAAAATTGACGCCGCGGAAAAATT
This Candidatus Neomarinimicrobiota bacterium DNA region includes the following protein-coding sequences:
- a CDS encoding LysM peptidoglycan-binding domain-containing protein; this translates as MKNLHRFHIFLRATAILGILCAQEPATREVYILHTNNTNGALENCLCPGKSYGSLEKRVQYIRDWLKDHPNTLLVDAGDFLSASRKTLKDSIAFRAYEMIPYDAVGLGDQEFFRGVNFLEELVEESTLPFISTNLTRPQFSNLEREKVITKNGISFGILSVIDPGVFSFYPARVKEAVEVAAYTDVLKGRLTDLAERVDVVVVLSHMGVDADRELAAEYPQIDVIVGSHTQTVMTEPEMVGNTLIVQAGKDGYYVGQLKLTFDGSKTISVHEGSLVAMDIVLPNDPAVIDMIIEYNRLSGLKVGKRVERIVPVPPAYLVSSSQQCASCHEGQFDHWAVTGHARSLATLKHDHKEKSPDCLACHTTGFGRSDGYLNYNITGGLKNVNCTECHYTPAEHLSEPAVHTTLSITEEKCIRCHDQNNSPDFAFADFMGRSRHPVTEVEVAEVPVPLTNETVEKVEIETVAELTIEEEIAVIVESEDEEAATVVATLEQPEDEPDDAVALVYIVQPGESLWKIAKQQLGKGARWEEIYDLNRNMLKSPHLIRPGQELKIPAGGE